One genomic window of Gallaecimonas sp. GXIMD4217 includes the following:
- a CDS encoding DUF2909 domain-containing protein, with amino-acid sequence MIIKLLIVALLGYIIFTLFRALLVMNRQGEQGRISRFLGRRVLLSALVLVIIIILLATGLITPNPRPY; translated from the coding sequence ATGATCATCAAACTGCTCATCGTCGCCCTGCTGGGCTACATCATCTTCACCCTGTTCCGGGCCCTGCTGGTCATGAACCGCCAGGGCGAACAGGGCCGCATCAGCCGTTTCCTGGGACGGCGGGTGCTGCTGTCGGCGCTGGTGCTGGTGATCATCATCATCCTGCTCGCCACCGGCCTCATCACCCCCAATCCCCGCCCCTACTAG
- a CDS encoding SURF1 family protein, whose protein sequence is MPYLVTLSLLGLFGKLAWWQWHKAEAKEQRLARLTALAEQGPKPLAELLAEGGELQDAQARVEGRWLPRAILWDNRTLDRRVGYDLLQPVETNAGIVLVNRGWLPAPARRSQLPELPLARGQVVLSGRLVRPEASLRLAELPPERIDGALRVQWPLPGPIAQALDLELLPVVLAPSESTDNLRPHWAPLTMSPQKHRGYALQWATMALALAIAFLYWRSKQRKTP, encoded by the coding sequence GTGCCTTATCTGGTTACTCTGAGCCTGCTGGGGCTCTTTGGCAAGCTGGCCTGGTGGCAATGGCACAAGGCCGAGGCCAAGGAGCAGCGCCTGGCCCGGCTCACGGCCCTGGCCGAGCAGGGCCCGAAGCCCCTGGCCGAGCTGCTGGCCGAAGGCGGTGAGCTGCAGGACGCCCAGGCCAGGGTCGAGGGCCGCTGGCTGCCCCGGGCCATCCTCTGGGACAACCGCACCCTGGACCGGCGAGTGGGCTACGACCTGCTGCAGCCGGTAGAGACCAATGCCGGCATAGTGCTGGTCAACCGCGGCTGGCTGCCGGCCCCGGCCCGGCGCAGCCAGCTGCCCGAGCTGCCCCTGGCCAGGGGCCAGGTGGTGCTCAGCGGCCGCCTGGTGCGGCCCGAGGCCAGCCTGCGCCTGGCCGAGCTGCCGCCGGAGCGCATTGACGGCGCCCTGCGGGTGCAGTGGCCGCTGCCCGGTCCCATCGCCCAGGCCCTGGATCTCGAGCTGCTGCCGGTGGTGCTGGCCCCAAGCGAGTCCACCGATAACCTCAGGCCCCACTGGGCGCCCCTGACCATGTCACCCCAAAAGCACCGGGGCTATGCGCTGCAATGGGCCACCATGGCCCTGGCGCTCGCTATTGCCTTCCTGTATTGGCGGTCCAAGCAAAGGAAAACACCATGA
- a CDS encoding COX15/CtaA family protein, with amino-acid sequence MRRLAYCGVLLAFLVVALGAYTRLTDAGLGCPDWPGCYGHLTVPSAEHHVARAEAAFPDRPVVAHKAWNEMIHRYFAGSLGLLVLALAVIALRKRARQSGLALLLLALIIFQALLGMWTVTLNLKPVVVMGHLLGGFATLSLLWLLGLRLSGWRLPGGEMALRRYKPFAMAALAVLLVQIALGGWTSSNYAALVCTQLPVCEGDWWARLHPGDAFNLLSPPADNYEFGVLGYEARMTIHVSHRIWALITAAVLALLGWTLFKRAQSRAFRKLAMLMLVLLLVQLGLGVANVVLSLPLVVAVAHNLVAAMLLLSLVTINYGLWRKA; translated from the coding sequence ATGAGAAGACTTGCCTATTGCGGCGTGCTGCTGGCCTTCCTGGTGGTGGCCCTTGGCGCCTACACCAGGCTCACCGACGCCGGCCTGGGCTGCCCGGACTGGCCGGGCTGCTACGGCCACCTGACGGTGCCCAGTGCCGAACACCATGTGGCCCGGGCCGAGGCCGCCTTCCCGGACCGCCCCGTGGTGGCCCACAAGGCCTGGAACGAGATGATCCACCGCTACTTCGCCGGCAGCCTGGGGCTGCTGGTGCTGGCCCTGGCCGTCATCGCCCTCAGGAAGCGGGCCCGCCAGAGCGGCCTGGCGCTGCTGCTGCTGGCGCTGATCATCTTCCAGGCGCTGCTGGGCATGTGGACGGTGACCCTGAACCTCAAGCCGGTGGTGGTGATGGGCCACCTGCTGGGCGGCTTTGCCACCCTGTCGCTGTTGTGGCTGCTGGGCCTGCGCCTGTCCGGCTGGCGGCTGCCCGGCGGCGAGATGGCGCTCAGGCGCTACAAGCCCTTCGCCATGGCGGCGCTGGCGGTGCTGCTGGTGCAGATCGCCCTGGGCGGCTGGACCTCCAGCAACTATGCGGCCCTGGTCTGCACCCAGCTGCCGGTGTGCGAGGGCGACTGGTGGGCCCGGCTGCACCCAGGCGATGCCTTCAACCTGCTGTCGCCGCCGGCGGACAACTACGAATTCGGCGTGCTGGGCTACGAGGCCCGCATGACCATACATGTCAGCCACCGCATCTGGGCCCTGATCACCGCCGCCGTACTGGCGCTGCTGGGCTGGACCCTGTTCAAGCGGGCCCAGAGCCGGGCCTTTCGCAAGCTGGCCATGCTGATGCTGGTGCTGCTGCTGGTGCAGCTGGGCCTGGGCGTGGCCAACGTGGTGCTGAGCCTGCCGCTGGTGGTGGCGGTGGCCCACAACCTGGTGGCGGCCATGCTGCTGCTGAGCCTGGTGACGATCAACTACGGACTTTGGCGCAAGGCCTGA